The window ACATGTAAATAAACCTAAGGGGATCATGCTGCAAGAGTTCTTCCAGCCTGGAAAAGACtccgaggaagagaaagaccACGAATCCATTATTCTAGTACAAAACCTTTATAATCGCAAAATGAAACTGTTGATTGCGGCGAGCAACCAACGCCTTTTAAATCCCTCGTGACAACCTGATACTTGTTCAAGCCGATTCTCACTTAGGAGGTCTTACTACCCAAGAGAAAGCAGGAATTTGTGTAACCGCGTAGCTTGTCGACTTTCAATATCCCAGCCTTCATCTCACACGATTTGCTGACCATCGCCAAGCCTTTTCAATGTCTTAGATTCAGAAGCGAAACAGATCGCTGATGCCTGATTGTGAGGACGCTACGTCCTGGGCCATGACGCATGTATGTCTGATGAGTGAAGTCAAAACCCGTCGTCCCAACTGCTGGCATAAATGGCGGCCGATGACAGCCTTATGGACGACGGAGATACTAGTTTTGCTTGGTCTTTGCTTCGGCAAAGGTACCGAGCGTGTGTCAGCCAGGCAAGTCAGATTGTCGCGCGGGTCCCGTCCCATGCAACCAACTGCCTGCTTGAATAAGGTGCTACAGAATCAGGCTACGATGCTTCTGAGACATGGAGATAAGTTCTGGACACACTCAGGAAGAAGAATAGCTGCGAATGCTGTAAATCTGTGTGCACCGGAAGATCACATTGGGAGGTAGTCCGCTCTGAAAAAAAGACGCAATTGGCAAAATACATCCCTTCCTTTGAAATCAAACTGATCAGATGCTCTGGTTAAAAAGACAGTGGTCTTACCGCTGAAATCTGACATAATAAGTCTTCCTGAAGCTCTCCCTAGTCTGTTCTGTTGCGTAAAGGCGGAAAACTTCGAAGTCTTTGGGCCGAGTTTGCGTGTCTAGACATGCCATCCTGACCTTGCGATTGAGCATGTTTTAAACACTCGATGAGGCGCTGCAAGTGGACGTTCATCTACCGAAAACCGGATCTGATCGGGTTCCAGCTTCCGAACGTCGACAAGACACCTGGCAACGATGGATCTGGCCGGGTGCTCCCGGATCAACCCCCCCGTTCCTGTCTCACAGTTGAGAAGTTGCCAAGGAGCTTCCCTGCTCGTCTTTGTAACAAGCTTATTTGACCCCAAAGGGCCAACACCTATTCTGCCAATGTGTCTCGGAAAGTGATGGGCCGGAACTGCCACAGGATTAAGACGACAGCTGACAGGAGACCATCTGCTTCTGTCAAGATGGCAAAGGGAAACAAAAGGTCTGGTTGAAGCTAGACCGTCAAGGTTGGCAGATAGCAGCATGAGATTGCACACCCGGTAGTGTTAGAACAGGAGGGCTGAAACCGTGGCTGTACCCATTTGCGATTGGAGCTCGAATTTCAATAAAAACAACATTAAGACATCCAGTCGATCATTGAGCCTTAAACCACACGATTGGGCCATAATCTACAGCTGAGATAGCCTTTTGAGGCGATCCATGGGACTTTTAGCGTTTGCTTGTCGGCCGCACTTCCGGTAAAATCAGGTCATTATGACTGACAGATAATCTTCAGGAGGCAGCAAAGCCCGAAGTAATAATAAGGTGCAATACGGGGCTGGAAATGTCCTTGTTATTGAAAAGCCAATGGCTTGCGGCCGGAGTGGAACAAACCAGTGTCCCTCTAAGCAGGATAACGAAGAGCCAACTACATACGGACATTGGCTGCGACTGGCCTTTACCCTAATATTCACGTTGAACGATATTGTGGCTGACCGCCCACTCAGGGCTGAATTCCCATATAGTGTTGCTCAATGAATATGATCTACCAAGGTGCGGAGAATACAGCAGGGTGTACACCGACGATGTCAACACCACTTGCGGATGCCCAAGGGTGCTGCTAGCTACAAGACGTCTTGAAAGAAGGAAACCCAAGAATCGTCAAAAGAGTGAATGACCAGGTGTCTAGACATCACTAACCCGTCTCAGTTTGATTCATCTTTAGTACAAAAATTGGCACTGAGCCACTTGTCACAAGACGTCAGTTGTAACAGATTGCACAGGCGTCTGTGCCAACCCCGCAGTCCGCAAGTCGGGGACACTTCTCTGACGCTCCGTTCGAAATTGACTGTGCGTGCGGATCCTAAAGTTGCGTCTTTCTCATCCTCCCCTCCAATCCAATGACTGGGTAGGGTCGTCCCTGATCCTAGGGAACATGTTTGTTTTCCAAGCCCACCCCCACCAGCCTGTGGTGTGAAGGCAGTTTCAGCGGGGAATGGTCAGGGGGAGACAGAAAGCTCATCTGAGGTTTTCTCCATATGGAACCAGTATCACAGCGAGGGGTTGAGTATCACATTGAAGGAGTATGATAGAGACCAGTACAAGGCTCGATAAAACAGGAGTCCCACCCGGAAATGCAGAAGCCGGGACATGACCCATGACGAACAGGGCTTCCAATCGGCTTGGAAGTGATGTTTGGAACGGGCTTGCAAATCTAAACATCGACCGCACTTAATATTAACAATGTCACCCCCCCCTTAGAGCAATCAGAGTGAAGTGGCGATCAACGCATATCTTTCAGAACAGTGATTCCGAGCATTGCGAACATGTCGGGCACGAAGAAATCGCAAAGTCCCCAAAACAGTCCGGCCCCTAAGTCATCAACTCGGGGCGTTATGAACTGCAAGCCATGTCAGATTCGCAAGGTAAGTGATTCCACCGTTGAAAACAAGCATGTTTTCTGATCGACGTCCTGCATGTGCGTAGATCAAATGTGACAGAGCGTTACCTGCGTGTGGAGTATGTCAACTCTATCAAAGGTCGTGCTTCTATGGTATGTCTCCTTTTCCTCTAGGTGACGTCCTTATGTATGAGGGGTCTAACCCAAGCCACAGAGGGTGTTCCCAAGAAGCGAGGACCAAAGAAGGAATCTCTCAGCGCTTTGATAAAGCGAATCGATGGTCTCGAAGAACTCCTCAAGGCAGAGAAGACACCAACGCCACCTGGATCGAATGTTATCAACACCGATGTAAATGGGTTCCATTCCTACAACAACGCGAGCTTCGACACTTGCGGCTCTGCATCGTCTGAAGTGTCTCCTTGCAGCCCTTTCCATGAAGGTGGCTTTAAAATGAATTCGTATGTTATTTGACATGGGCACTTCATTAACATTACACCGTGGCTAATGCAAATTTAGGGACTTCCCATCTGTCATCAATGCCGAGGGTCTGGTTGACATCTACTTCACATACTTCCACCGCAATCCCTATGAGATTCTGGACGAAGAGGTGACGAAGCAGAAACTTAAAGACAATCAGCTTCCCAAACCAGTGCTGTATGCTCTCTGTGCCGTTGCAACGAGGTAATTGCATGAGATTCCATAAACATATGGACCCAAAGCTCACAGATTAGCAGATATTCAGAACAGCCAGGCAAAGGACCAAGTAGTTATGTTTCCGCGGAGACCTATGCTTCGTGGGCCCAAAAAGAACTGGAAAATGCCAATGTCTCACTCGACAGTTGTCAAGCGCTTCTCTTACTAGTGACAGCATTTGCGGCCATGGGCAACGGAAGCAGAGCGTACAATGTTCTCTGTGAGTTTGGAATCCCCCGTTCATCAAAAGTGCGTACCTGCTAACCTGTTCCAATAGCTCATGCAGTCAGCACAGTTATGGCACTTGAGCTGTATCAATGCGCAGAAGAAAACGAGGATCATAGCGCACCAGAAAATAAGCTGAGAAAGCGGCTCTTTTGGACTTGTTATGTCATGAATGTTTTCGTGGCAACATGGCTCGAGCGGCCCTCTTTGATCGATGATGCCATAGTCAAGGCAACCATTCCGTTTTCTAATCAGCAATCTCAATCTGTATGGCAGTCCAAGAATGACTACACCTCTACGACCGACACTGAACAACTTTTGGACAAAGACAAGAGTTATGGGCTCCAAAAGCTTGTTTGGGTTGCTCAAATCCTTTCGGACACCAACAGATATCTGCTCATTACAGATCCTACGACGCAAGATGCATACGGCCACCGACACAAGATCCGACATGATCTGGACCTCTGGGCAGCCGACATTAGTCGCAATCC is drawn from Colletotrichum destructivum chromosome 6, complete sequence and contains these coding sequences:
- a CDS encoding uncharacterized protein (Putative zn(2)Cys(6) fungal-type DNA-binding domain, transcription factor domain, fungi), producing MSGTKKSQSPQNSPAPKSSTRGVMNCKPCQIRKIKCDRALPACGVCQLYQRSCFYEGVPKKRGPKKESLSALIKRIDGLEELLKAEKTPTPPGSNVINTDVNGFHSYNNASFDTCGSASSEVSPCSPFHEGGFKMNSDFPSVINAEGLVDIYFTYFHRNPYEILDEEVTKQKLKDNQLPKPVLYALCAVATRYSEQPGKGPSSYVSAETYASWAQKELENANVSLDSCQALLLLVTAFAAMGNGSRAYNVLSHAVSTVMALELYQCAEENEDHSAPENKLRKRLFWTCYVMNVFVATWLERPSLIDDAIVKATIPFSNQQSQSVWQSKNDYTSTTDTEQLLDKDKSYGLQKLVWVAQILSDTNRYLLITDPTTQDAYGHRHKIRHDLDLWAADISRNPDYPHQLLDGPEANVLLECRVIYHLIYCLLHRPLLPLRLGKPVGAMMTQHWMSEAIEMAFRHATAIIELVDQSFQTKALHLPPFVSYCIFTAGTIHSHGVHYYANDHNHQGLGIGLPSFASSPMAAESFATSSELLSKGIQQLSAMSNEFESARLFKQRLDDLTKEHARLLRSDVAGYNPPQSNRFFRRYSVELRQKVQGFHAVESSAVTPTYSQPPGSPDENAAKMTYSAGAWNATQNHGVSKLPFAPPRPSIANSAAHSLGHSRSFSDSMSLNQSYSFAATNHMSQRPLPVWTGFQDATPRQITIHDTPAPDPSSQLTSPIQQQEQVVASSQGGWGGVKSFACGDSLGYEVLPGSVVAAGPMYHPGDELQGSFVAFQNFSVL